In Streptomyces sp. P9-A4, the genomic window GCGGGCAGGAGGTGCGGATCTCGGACACCTGGGTGAACCCCGACTACGACCCGACGAGCAACTCGGGGGATCTCGCGGTGCTGACCCTGGTGAGCGCGCTGCCGCAGTCGTACGTGATCGGCGTCGCCCGTGCGGGAGACGCGGCGGAGACGCCGGGGACCGAGGCGGACGTCTACGGCTGGGGCGACACGACCGGCAACGGGGCCTATGCCTCCGCGCTCCGGACGGCACGGGTGCAGGTGCTGCCGGACACGGCGTGCCAGCGGGCGTACCCGGGTGGCCTCGGCGTCGCGTACCGGAACGACACGATGGTCTGCGCGGGCGACCCGCAGGGCGGCAAGGACGCGTGCCAGGGGGACAGCGGAGGCCCGCTGGTGGCCAAGGGGCTTCTCGTGGGCCTGGTGTCCTGGGGCAGCGGCTGCGGACAGGCGGAGAACCCGGGCGTCTACACGCGCGTATCGGCGGTGCTGCCGGCCCGCTTCTGACGGGTCCGGAGTCCCGGTCCTCGCGGAGGGTACGAGAACGGGCGGCCACCCCCCTGGGAATGCGGAGGTGGCCGCCCGCCGTCCGGTCTCAGTGGCCGGATCTGGGCTCGTCGTGGATGCGAGGCGTCAGTGCTCGTCGCCCACAGTGCGCGCCGGCACGTCCGTCAGCCGGTCCGTCTCATCCTGTATCTCAACGGCGATCTTCTTGAGTTCCGGCTCGAACTTGCGGCCGTGGTGGGCGCAGAAGAGCAAGTCACCTCCGCTGGTCAGGACGACACGCAGGTATGCCTGGGCGCCGCAGCGGTCGCAGCGGTCAGCGGCCGTCAGGGGGCTCGCGGGGGTCAGAACAGTAGTCACGTCGCCTCTTCTCTAGCTCGACGAGCTGTCGTACCAGGGTCAACATCCAACCAGGCCGAAAACGTTCCCGCTCGCGGCTTTTCCTTGAAACTTCTTCCTAGGTGGCTGTTTGCTGCCGGTTGGCGGCGAATGAGCCGTATTGCGTCGCTCTACGGATTTCGCGTTGCTTGTGTCGGTTAGCCCTCCCGGCGTGGTTGCCGGTTGTTGATGAGGACGTGCCCGGAGCCTAAATGGTTCATGCCTGGAAGGGAACGTGATGTTCGCGTCACCCCATCGAGGGATCGAACATCCATGCGACCCTGGACTAGCATGAGGAAACGGGGAGGGTGGCGTTACAACGGCTCTACCAGGCATCGGTACCCTCTGACCCGTGACCGACGCCGGGCCTTACCCCATCGGGCCCGATTTCAAATTCAGCGAGGAGCGAACCGCGTGACCGCCGAAACGTCCGTGCCGTCCAGTGCAGTGCTGACCGCAGACCGTGACGGTTCCAACTACACCGCGCGGCACCTGCTCGTACTCGAAGGGCTCGAAGCGGTCCGCAAGCGCCCCGGCATGTACATCGGGTCCACCGACAGCCGCGGTCTGATGCACTGCATCTGGGAGATCATCGACAACTCCGTCGACGAGGCCCTGGGTGGCTACTGCGACCACATCGATGTCATCCTCCACGACGACGGCTCCGTCGAGGTCCGGGACAACGGCCGGGGCATCCCGGTCGACGTCGAGCCGAAGACCGGACTCTCCGGCGTCGAGGTCGTCATGACCAAGCTGCACGCCGGCGGCAAGTTCGGCGGCGGGTCGTACGCGGCCTCCGGCGGTCTGCACGGCGTCGGCGCCTCGGTGGTCAACGCCCTGTCGGCCCGCCTCGACGTCGAGGTCGACCGGAACAGCGCCACGCACACGATCAGCTTCCGCCGTGGTGTCCCGGGCATCTTCACGGAGCAGGGCCCCGACAGCCCCTTCGACCCGGGCAACGGCCTCCTCAAGGGCAAGCGCGTCCCCAAGACGCGTACCGGCACGCGCGTCCGCTACTGGGCGGACCGGCAGATCTTCCTCAAGGACGCCAAGCTGTCGCTGGAGACGCTGCACCAGCGTGCCCGGCAGACCGCCTTCCTCGTGCCCGGCCTCACCATCGTCGTCCGCGACGAGCGGGACCTCGCGGAGATCGGCAAGAGCGAGGAGACCTTCCGCTTCGACGGCGGCATCAGCGAGTTCTGTGAGTACCTCGCACAGGACAAGGCCGTCTGCGACATCCAGCGGCTCACCGGGCAGGGCACCTTCAAGGAGACCGTCCCCGTCCTCGACGAGCGCGGTCACATGACCCCGACCGAGGTCACGCGTGAGCTCGCCGTCGACGTCGCCCTGCGATGGGGCACCGGTTACGACGCCACGGTCAAGTCCTTCGTCAACATCATCGCCACCCCCAAGGGCGGCACCCACGTCTCGGGTTTCGAGCAGGCCATCACCAAGACGGTGAACGAAGTGCTGCGCTCGGCCAAGATGCTGCGCGTCGCCGAGGACGACATCGTCAAGGACGACGCCCTGGAGGGGCTCACGGCGGTCGTGACCGTCCGCCTCGCCGAGCCCCAGTTCGAGGGCCAGACCAAGGAGGTCCTCGGCACGTCCGCCGCCCGGCGGATCGTGGCGAACGTGGTCGCCAAGGAACTCAAGGCCTTCCTCACCTCGACCAAGCGGGACGCCAAGGCGCAGGCCCGCGCCGTGCTGGACAAGGCCGTCGCCGCCGCCCGCACCCGGATCGCGGCGCGCCAGCACAAGGAGGCGCAGCGCCGGAAGACCGCACTCGAGTCCTCCTCGCTGCCGGCCAAGCTGGCCGACTGCCGCAGCGACGACGTGGAGCGCAGCGAGCTCTTCATCGTCGAGGGGGACTCCGCTCTCGGTACGGCCAAGCTGGCCAGGAACAGCGAGTTCCAGGCCCTGCTGCCGATCCGCGGCAAGATCCTCAACGTTCAGAAGTCGTCCGTCTCGGACATGCTCAAGAACGCCGAGTGCGGCGCGATCATCCAGGTCATAGGAGCGGGCTCGGGCCGCACCTTCGACATCGACGCGGCCCGCTACGGGAAGATCGTCCTCCTGGTCGACGCCGACGTCGACGGCGCGCACATCCGCTGCCTGCTGCTGACGCTCTTCCAGCGCTACATGCGGCCCATGGTCGAGGCCGGCCGGGTCTTCGCCGCCGTGCCCCCGCTGCACCGGATCGAGCTCGTCCAGCCCAAGAAGGGCCAGGACAAGTACATCTACACCTACTCGGACAACGAGCTGCGGCAGACCCTGCTGGAGTTCCAGCGCAAGGGCGTCCGCTACAAGGACTCCATCCAGCGGTACAAGGGTCTGGGCGAGATGGACGCCGACCAGCTGGCGGAGACGACGATGGACCCGCGCCACCGCACCCTGCGCCGGATCAACATCGGGGACCTGGACGCGGCGGAGCAGGTCTTCGACCTCCTCATGGGCAATGACGTGGCGCCCCGCAAGGAGTTCATCACCGGCTCGGCGGCGACCCTCGACCGCTCGCGCATCGACGCCTGAGGCTCTCCACCCGTGGGTGGAGCCGGACGCTCCACCCACGGGTCGATCACAGCGTCTCCGACTCTCCGTAGCATTGAGGTGACGGAGGGGGACGAACATGGAGGAGACGCGCGGCCTGGCGCGAGCGGGGAGTGGGGCAGCTCTAGGGGGTTCCCGGGGCGCCTGGCCCTCACGAGAGGCGCTGACCCGCCTGGGAGTGCCCCGGGGACGGATCGTCCTCGACTACTTCATGATCGCCGGCCTGAGTGTGCTGGTGCTGACCGGCTGTTACACCTCGGGGGCGTTCCATGGCTGGTACGCCCCCGTGCCTCCGGTCGGGTTCGGACTCTGTGTGGTGGCCGCCTTGCGCTATCACCACACGACCCTCGATCATCGGGCAGCAGCGTCGCTGGGACTCCTCTCGGTGATAGCCCTCTGCGGCCTGGGGGCCTACACGGCCGGTGCCCCGACGTCCGCCACCGTGCTGTGGATAGTCGTCTCGGTCATGGCCATGGAGCGGCTGCCGCTCCCGATGGGCCTGGCCACCGTGGCGGTGCTCGTCACCGGCTTCGTGGAGGCCGACGAGACCGGGGTGCTGGGAGCCGGCATCACCACCGTGGCCGTGCTCCTCGCGGGCTACTCGCTACGGCTGGACGCCCAGGCGCGGGGCGCGGGGTTCCAGCTGCTCGCCCAGGAGCGACTCGCCCGCGAGGCGGAGGCCGAGTCGGCGGCGCTCGCCGAGCGGGCCAGGATCGCCCGCGAGATACATGACGTGCTCGCCCACAGCCTCTCCGCGCAGATGGTGCACCTGGAGGTCGCACGGCTCCAGATCGAGTCGGGGGCGGAGCGCGCGGAGATCCTCAAGCTCGTGACCTCGGCCCGCGCCATGGCGCGGGAGGGCCTGGCCGAGACCCGGCACGCGCTGTCGGCGCTGCGCGGCGACATGGTGCCCGTCGAGGAGTACCTGCGGGAGCTGGCACGGGAGGGCCGGGCTCAGGTCGATGTCACCGGCCGGCGCCGCGACCTGCCCGCCGAGGCCTCCCAGGCGGTACGACGCGTCGCGCAGGAAGCCCTCACCAATGTCCTCAAGCACGCCCCGGGGGCCCGGACGAGGATCCGGCTCGCCTACGAGACGGACCAGGTCTCCCTGGAGATACGCGACTCCGGGCCGCCGCCGACGGCCGAGGACGGCCGGGACGGGCACGGGCTCGGTTCCTCGGGCTCCGGATACGGGCTGCGTGGCATGAGGGAACGGGCCGAGTTGCTCGGTGGCAGCCTGGACGCGGGACCCGAGGGCCCGGGGTTCGCGGTGCTACTGCGAGTGCCGGCATGAGCGCCCCGGGGAGGGGCGAGGGCCACCACCGGGAAGGCGGGCCGGCCGAGGTGAATCTGCCGGCCGAGAGGGGGCTGTCGGCCGAGGAGAGCCTGCGGGCTGAAGGGATGCGTGGGGCGGAGGGGGTGTCTGGTCCTGTTGTGCGGGTGGTGGTGGCCGACGATCAGGCCGTGGTGCGGGAGGGGATCGTGATGCTGCTGGGGCTGCTTCCCGGGGTCGAGGTCGTGGGGGCGGCCCGGGACGGGGAGGAGGCGGTCGCGCTGACCGCGGAACTCGGGCCCGATGTGGTGCTGATGGATCTGCGGATGCCCCGGTGCGACGGCGTCGAGGCCACGTGCCGGATCCGGGAGCAGTACCCCGGGACGGAGGTCGTCGTGCTCACCACGTATGCGGACGACGACTCGTTGTTCCCCGCGTTGCGGGCAGGGGCGCGGGGGTACCTGACGAAGGACGCGGGCGGGGAGGAGATCGTGCGGGCCCTGCGGGACGTGACCGACGGGCGGGCGGGGTTGTCGCCCGGCGTGCAGCGGCGGCTGCTGGAGCAGTTGTTGGAGCGAGGGGCGGGGCCCGCGGGGGAGTTGGCGGGCGGTGGCCCCGGGGCTGGTCACGGGCCGAGGCAGGGGGCACTGGGAGATTCAGGGACACCGGGAGCCTCAGGGGCGCCGAGGGGGCTCGGGGAGGGCGCAGGGGTGACGCGGGCGGGCGGCGGTGGGGTTGCCGCTTCGCAGGTCGACGGGCTCACGGAGCGGGAGACGGAGGTGATCGCGCTGGTCGCGGACGGGCTTTCCAATCAGGAGATCGCTGGCCGGCTGCGGATCTCCACGGCCACGGTCAAGACCCATATCAACAACCTCTTCGCGAAGACGGGGGTACGTGACCGGGCGCAGGCGGTGCGGTACGCATATCAGCACGGTCTGGTCAGGGCACCTGGGAAAAGAGTCACCTGATGGGGTGAAGAGAGGGAGGAGAAGAGTCCGGGATCTTCCCGCTCTGTCCATCCTTGGGCACGCGGCCGAAACGGTTCGCTGACAAGGAGAGTTGGTCGGTGGAGCAGGTGGACAAGCAGGAAGGGCTCGACGCCTCGGCGATGCGGGTCGACGACCCCTGGTACGACGCGACGGCCTCCGGCCGGGAGGACGGGCAGGAGGCCGGGGTGCCCGGCG contains:
- a CDS encoding DUF7455 domain-containing protein, whose protein sequence is MTTVLTPASPLTAADRCDRCGAQAYLRVVLTSGGDLLFCAHHGRKFEPELKKIAVEIQDETDRLTDVPARTVGDEH
- a CDS encoding S1 family serine peptidase, which encodes MRGSLTRALTGALGLIAAAAGQLATAAPVAADSVVVGGRQVQISDAPWVVALSSRDRFGGTRAGQFCGGVVVAPTKVLTAAHCLGREALGGEPWEVRDFVVIAGRTALRGQGGQEVRISDTWVNPDYDPTSNSGDLAVLTLVSALPQSYVIGVARAGDAAETPGTEADVYGWGDTTGNGAYASALRTARVQVLPDTACQRAYPGGLGVAYRNDTMVCAGDPQGGKDACQGDSGGPLVAKGLLVGLVSWGSGCGQAENPGVYTRVSAVLPARF
- a CDS encoding DNA gyrase/topoisomerase IV subunit B; amino-acid sequence: MTAETSVPSSAVLTADRDGSNYTARHLLVLEGLEAVRKRPGMYIGSTDSRGLMHCIWEIIDNSVDEALGGYCDHIDVILHDDGSVEVRDNGRGIPVDVEPKTGLSGVEVVMTKLHAGGKFGGGSYAASGGLHGVGASVVNALSARLDVEVDRNSATHTISFRRGVPGIFTEQGPDSPFDPGNGLLKGKRVPKTRTGTRVRYWADRQIFLKDAKLSLETLHQRARQTAFLVPGLTIVVRDERDLAEIGKSEETFRFDGGISEFCEYLAQDKAVCDIQRLTGQGTFKETVPVLDERGHMTPTEVTRELAVDVALRWGTGYDATVKSFVNIIATPKGGTHVSGFEQAITKTVNEVLRSAKMLRVAEDDIVKDDALEGLTAVVTVRLAEPQFEGQTKEVLGTSAARRIVANVVAKELKAFLTSTKRDAKAQARAVLDKAVAAARTRIAARQHKEAQRRKTALESSSLPAKLADCRSDDVERSELFIVEGDSALGTAKLARNSEFQALLPIRGKILNVQKSSVSDMLKNAECGAIIQVIGAGSGRTFDIDAARYGKIVLLVDADVDGAHIRCLLLTLFQRYMRPMVEAGRVFAAVPPLHRIELVQPKKGQDKYIYTYSDNELRQTLLEFQRKGVRYKDSIQRYKGLGEMDADQLAETTMDPRHRTLRRINIGDLDAAEQVFDLLMGNDVAPRKEFITGSAATLDRSRIDA
- a CDS encoding sensor histidine kinase; amino-acid sequence: MEETRGLARAGSGAALGGSRGAWPSREALTRLGVPRGRIVLDYFMIAGLSVLVLTGCYTSGAFHGWYAPVPPVGFGLCVVAALRYHHTTLDHRAAASLGLLSVIALCGLGAYTAGAPTSATVLWIVVSVMAMERLPLPMGLATVAVLVTGFVEADETGVLGAGITTVAVLLAGYSLRLDAQARGAGFQLLAQERLAREAEAESAALAERARIAREIHDVLAHSLSAQMVHLEVARLQIESGAERAEILKLVTSARAMAREGLAETRHALSALRGDMVPVEEYLRELAREGRAQVDVTGRRRDLPAEASQAVRRVAQEALTNVLKHAPGARTRIRLAYETDQVSLEIRDSGPPPTAEDGRDGHGLGSSGSGYGLRGMRERAELLGGSLDAGPEGPGFAVLLRVPA
- a CDS encoding response regulator transcription factor is translated as MRGAEGVSGPVVRVVVADDQAVVREGIVMLLGLLPGVEVVGAARDGEEAVALTAELGPDVVLMDLRMPRCDGVEATCRIREQYPGTEVVVLTTYADDDSLFPALRAGARGYLTKDAGGEEIVRALRDVTDGRAGLSPGVQRRLLEQLLERGAGPAGELAGGGPGAGHGPRQGALGDSGTPGASGAPRGLGEGAGVTRAGGGGVAASQVDGLTERETEVIALVADGLSNQEIAGRLRISTATVKTHINNLFAKTGVRDRAQAVRYAYQHGLVRAPGKRVT